One window from the genome of Pararhizobium gei encodes:
- a CDS encoding molybdopterin-containing oxidoreductase family protein translates to MQYRKAMNLATPILPEKSIAHTVCPHDCPSACALDVDVTPEGRIGRVRGSAANSYTAGVICAKVARYSERIYHPGRLMVPQRRKGAKGEGVWQQVNWDDALDEIAGAFVRAEQRYGSEAVWPYFYAGTMGQVQRDSIERLRHAKRYSGFFSSICTNLAWTGLSMATGSLRGPDPREMAKADCVVIWGTNAVSTQVNVMTHAVKARKERGARIVVIDIYDNPTIKQADMGLVLKPGTDAALACAAMHIAFRDGYADRAYLAKYTDDPAGLENHLKSRTPEWASAVTGLPVEEIEAFGRLIGTTKRTYFRLGYGFTRQRNGAVAIHAAASVPTVLGSWQYEGGGAFHSNNDIFRFDKRELMGSAMVDPEIRMLDQSQVGRVLTGDAEALRQRGPVTAMLIQNTNPVNVAPEQRLVKRGFLRDDLFVAVHEQFMTDTAKLADIVLPATMFLEHDDLYRGGGHQHILLGPKVVEPPSTVRTNLFVIEELAKRLGVADRPGFGFGERDHIDHILVNYGIGYDALKRDKWIDVQPDFETAHFIKGFGHPDGKFRFKADWTGTPAPNRPPKALGLFGRHSLLPEFPDHVDLIEVADEAHPFRLATSPARSFLNSTFAETPSSIQKEVRPEAMIHADDALMLGIADGDVVRIGNGRGDIRLHARIGGGARRGVVIAEGLWPNDAHLDGEGINVLTGADAAAPYGGAAFHDNHVWLRKG, encoded by the coding sequence CGGTCTGTCCGCATGACTGTCCCTCCGCCTGCGCGCTCGACGTCGATGTGACGCCGGAGGGGCGCATCGGCCGGGTGCGGGGTTCTGCGGCCAACAGCTATACGGCCGGCGTCATCTGCGCCAAGGTCGCGCGCTATTCCGAGCGCATCTACCATCCCGGTCGCCTCATGGTACCCCAGCGCCGCAAGGGCGCGAAGGGCGAGGGCGTCTGGCAGCAGGTCAACTGGGACGATGCGCTGGACGAGATTGCCGGAGCCTTCGTGAGGGCCGAGCAGCGGTATGGCTCCGAAGCTGTCTGGCCCTATTTCTATGCCGGTACGATGGGGCAGGTGCAGCGCGACTCGATCGAGCGCCTGCGCCATGCCAAGCGCTATTCCGGGTTCTTCAGCTCGATCTGCACCAATCTCGCCTGGACCGGTCTCTCCATGGCGACCGGTTCGCTGCGCGGCCCGGACCCGCGCGAAATGGCGAAAGCCGATTGTGTCGTCATCTGGGGCACCAATGCGGTCTCCACACAGGTCAATGTGATGACCCATGCGGTCAAGGCCCGCAAGGAGCGCGGCGCAAGGATCGTCGTCATCGACATCTACGACAATCCGACGATCAAGCAGGCCGATATGGGACTGGTGCTCAAGCCGGGCACCGATGCGGCACTCGCCTGCGCCGCCATGCACATCGCCTTTCGTGACGGCTATGCCGACCGCGCCTATCTGGCAAAATACACGGACGATCCGGCGGGGCTTGAAAACCACCTGAAGAGCCGCACGCCCGAGTGGGCATCGGCAGTCACGGGCCTGCCGGTTGAGGAGATCGAAGCCTTCGGCAGGCTCATCGGTACGACGAAAAGAACCTATTTCCGGCTCGGCTACGGGTTTACCCGCCAGCGCAACGGGGCCGTCGCCATCCATGCGGCCGCGTCGGTGCCGACCGTGCTCGGCTCCTGGCAATATGAGGGCGGTGGAGCGTTTCACTCGAACAACGATATTTTCCGGTTCGACAAGCGCGAACTGATGGGATCCGCCATGGTCGACCCGGAGATCCGTATGCTCGACCAGTCGCAGGTTGGCCGGGTGCTGACGGGCGACGCCGAGGCGCTGCGCCAGCGCGGGCCGGTGACGGCGATGCTGATCCAGAACACCAATCCGGTCAATGTCGCGCCTGAGCAGCGGCTGGTGAAGCGCGGCTTCCTGCGCGACGATCTGTTCGTCGCCGTGCACGAGCAGTTCATGACGGACACCGCCAAGCTCGCCGATATCGTCCTGCCCGCCACTATGTTCCTGGAGCACGACGATCTCTATCGCGGCGGCGGCCACCAGCATATCCTGCTCGGGCCGAAGGTAGTGGAGCCGCCATCGACGGTGCGGACCAATCTCTTCGTCATCGAGGAACTGGCAAAGCGGCTTGGGGTCGCCGACCGGCCGGGCTTCGGCTTTGGCGAGCGCGACCATATCGATCATATCCTGGTCAATTACGGCATCGGCTATGACGCGTTGAAGCGCGACAAATGGATCGACGTCCAGCCGGACTTCGAGACCGCGCATTTCATTAAGGGTTTCGGCCACCCGGACGGAAAGTTCCGGTTCAAGGCGGACTGGACGGGAACCCCGGCGCCGAACCGTCCGCCGAAGGCGCTGGGGCTTTTCGGCCGGCATTCCCTGCTTCCGGAGTTTCCAGATCATGTCGATCTGATCGAGGTAGCCGACGAGGCGCATCCCTTCCGGCTGGCGACCTCGCCGGCCCGATCCTTCCTCAACTCGACCTTCGCCGAAACGCCGTCCTCCATTCAAAAGGAAGTCCGCCCGGAAGCGATGATCCATGCCGACGACGCGCTGATGCTCGGCATTGCCGATGGCGATGTGGTCCGTATCGGCAACGGGCGCGGTGACATCCGGCTGCATGCCAGGATCGGCGGCGGCGCGCGCCGTGGCGTCGTCATTGCCGAGGGACTCTGGCCGAACGATGCCCATCTCGACGGCGAGGGCATCAATGTGCTCACAGGCGCCGACGCGGCGGCCCCCTATGGCGGGGCTGCCTTTCACGACAATCATGTATGGCTGCGCAAGGGCTGA
- a CDS encoding NUDIX domain-containing protein yields MTKFENARIEVLKDETLSKNWYHLRNVTFNYTGSNGVTKKLKREVYDRGNGATILLYNPRRDSVILVRQFRMPIHLNGHSGWLLETPAGLLDGDQPAEAIRREVMEETGYLVTDVRPVFQAFMSPGAVTENIHFFAAIIDATVRAEDGGGAAHEDEDIEVIEVSLAEAMAMIETGAICDAKTIMLLQWAKLNREELQGTML; encoded by the coding sequence ATGACGAAATTCGAAAATGCCAGGATCGAGGTTCTGAAAGACGAGACACTGTCGAAAAACTGGTACCATCTGCGCAACGTGACCTTCAACTACACCGGTTCGAACGGTGTGACGAAAAAGCTGAAGCGCGAGGTCTACGATCGCGGCAACGGCGCAACGATTCTGCTCTATAATCCCCGGCGCGACAGCGTCATCCTCGTGCGCCAGTTCCGCATGCCGATCCATCTCAACGGCCATTCCGGCTGGCTTCTGGAAACGCCGGCCGGCCTGCTCGACGGCGACCAACCGGCGGAAGCCATCCGCCGCGAGGTGATGGAGGAGACGGGCTATCTGGTGACAGATGTGAGACCGGTCTTCCAGGCCTTCATGTCACCGGGCGCGGTGACCGAAAACATCCATTTCTTCGCGGCCATCATCGATGCCACCGTGCGTGCCGAGGACGGAGGCGGCGCGGCTCACGAGGATGAGGACATCGAGGTCATAGAAGTATCTCTGGCCGAGGCGATGGCGATGATCGAAACCGGTGCGATCTGCGACGCCAAGACAATCATGCTTCTGCAATGGGCGAAGTTGAACAGGGAAGAATTGCAGGGAACGATGCTCTAA
- a CDS encoding type II toxin-antitoxin system VapC family toxin, which translates to MTADFVVDASIAAVWFLPDENSDIADAAMDALSRKNACSPDLLLHEVRNILMTAERRKRIPIELVLASLVRLRQLPITISDSGDDALVVSLARKHQLSAYDAAYLALAITQAIPLATLDKKLRRAAEAEAVLPFGA; encoded by the coding sequence ATGACAGCTGATTTTGTCGTTGACGCGTCAATCGCGGCTGTCTGGTTTTTGCCGGATGAGAATAGCGACATCGCCGACGCCGCCATGGATGCGCTTTCAAGGAAAAACGCATGTTCGCCTGATTTATTGCTGCATGAGGTCCGCAACATTTTAATGACGGCGGAGCGTCGCAAACGTATTCCCATCGAACTCGTCTTGGCATCCCTTGTTCGTTTGCGTCAATTGCCGATTACAATTTCAGATTCCGGTGATGATGCGCTGGTCGTTTCCCTCGCTCGCAAACACCAGCTTTCGGCATATGATGCTGCCTATCTGGCGCTTGCGATCACTCAAGCTATCCCGCTTGCCACGCTCGACAAAAAACTACGGCGAGCAGCCGAGGCAGAGGCGGTCTTGCCGTTCGGAGCTTAG
- a CDS encoding type II toxin-antitoxin system Phd/YefM family antitoxin: protein MTRTVKVAEAKTHLSELLTKVEAGEEIIISRGDTPVARLVPIDDQERRENLIRLIRRERALNKPVSLEEILHWRDEGRK, encoded by the coding sequence ATGACGAGGACGGTTAAGGTCGCCGAGGCGAAAACGCATTTGTCCGAGTTGCTTACTAAAGTGGAAGCGGGTGAAGAAATCATCATATCGAGAGGCGACACACCCGTCGCCCGCCTCGTGCCGATCGATGATCAGGAGCGCCGGGAAAATCTCATCCGACTCATCCGGAGAGAACGCGCGCTGAACAAGCCGGTCTCGCTGGAAGAGATTTTACACTGGCGTGATGAAGGCCGGAAATGA